From the Mycoplasmatota bacterium genome, one window contains:
- a CDS encoding NAD(P)H-dependent oxidoreductase has protein sequence MKTLIINGSPKGKKGNTEIFIQNFIKDIKEEVVIKRIIEEDNEVLANLIKDFDSIIIALPLYVHGMPGCLMRFIEHLNREITNNKSIGFILQYGFPEGFQGEYIERYFESLAEELNMKFLGTLVKPEAAAIYTMPSFLTKKLFNKLKEFGRVYEESSCFDKQIINDLKKPYKIVGLKLKLVRLIKKIGLMDIFWNKFLRNNNAFDKRFDRPFSAE, from the coding sequence ATGAAAACACTAATTATTAATGGTTCTCCAAAAGGAAAAAAAGGTAATACAGAAATATTTATTCAAAATTTTATCAAGGATATAAAAGAAGAAGTAGTTATTAAAAGGATTATAGAAGAAGATAATGAAGTTCTTGCAAATCTAATTAAAGATTTTGATTCTATTATCATCGCCTTACCTTTATACGTTCATGGGATGCCTGGATGTCTTATGCGTTTTATAGAGCATCTTAATAGAGAAATAACAAACAATAAGTCAATAGGATTTATACTACAATATGGTTTTCCTGAAGGATTTCAAGGTGAATATATTGAAAGGTATTTTGAATCTCTAGCAGAGGAATTAAATATGAAATTTCTTGGGACTTTAGTAAAACCAGAAGCAGCAGCGATCTATACCATGCCTTCATTTTTGACAAAAAAGCTCTTTAATAAACTTAAAGAGTTTGGAAGAGTTTATGAAGAATCTAGTTGCTTTGATAAGCAGATTATAAATGATTTGAAAAAACCTTACAAAATAGTTGGATTAAAACTTAAACTAGTTCGATTAATCAAAAAAATAGGTTTAATGGATATATTTTGGAATAAGTTCTTACGTAATAATAATGCGTTTGATAAAAGGTTTGATAGACCATTTAGTGCTGAATAA
- a CDS encoding asparaginase has product MQALLVEDYRGDILECEHWGHICGVTDRGEIKYAVGDINFLSYLRSSAKTVQAIPLIKRGIEKKCQFTEKEIVVLVASHRAQSMHVEALEGIMKKVGIEERELICLPTYPLNNESKENLLRKNMPKRRIYHNCSGKHFNIITLCKALGYPSDNYWDISNQVQQEIVEHISILSDYPKNEIKIGVDGCGVPVFALPLKNLANIYFKLACPDIIEDSKIRNAVIKITKLMNKHHDMVSGSNLICSLLNQDENIVAKGGAKGVYCFGLKRERLGFAIKVMDGSEESWPFIVAKILEDIHYDNKETIDRLYKAFPKSIKNDNNKIVGCSKVAFDLKLIK; this is encoded by the coding sequence ATGCAAGCATTATTAGTAGAAGACTATCGAGGTGACATTTTAGAATGTGAGCATTGGGGACATATATGTGGTGTTACAGATAGGGGAGAAATAAAGTACGCAGTTGGTGATATTAATTTTTTATCATATTTAAGATCATCAGCTAAGACAGTTCAAGCGATTCCGTTAATAAAACGAGGAATAGAAAAGAAGTGTCAATTTACAGAAAAAGAAATAGTAGTATTAGTAGCATCGCATAGGGCTCAATCGATGCATGTAGAAGCTTTAGAAGGAATAATGAAAAAGGTTGGAATAGAGGAAAGAGAACTTATTTGTCTTCCTACTTATCCACTAAACAACGAAAGTAAAGAGAATCTTTTAAGAAAAAATATGCCTAAGCGTAGAATATATCATAATTGCTCGGGTAAACATTTTAATATCATCACACTATGCAAGGCGTTAGGTTACCCCAGTGATAATTACTGGGATATAAGTAATCAAGTGCAGCAAGAAATAGTAGAACATATTTCTATTCTTTCAGATTATCCCAAAAATGAAATCAAAATTGGTGTAGATGGATGTGGTGTACCGGTATTTGCGTTACCTTTAAAAAATTTAGCTAATATATATTTTAAACTTGCTTGCCCAGATATAATAGAAGACAGTAAAATAAGAAATGCAGTCATTAAAATAACTAAACTAATGAATAAACATCATGACATGGTATCGGGATCAAATCTTATCTGTTCATTACTTAATCAAGATGAAAATATCGTTGCCAAAGGTGGTGCAAAAGGCGTTTATTGTTTTGGTTTAAAAAGGGAACGCTTAGGATTTGCGATTAAAGTTATGGATGGTTCAGAAGAAAGTTGGCCATTTATCGTAGCGAAAATATTAGAAGACATTCATTATGATAATAAAGAAACAATTGATAGATTATACAAAGCATTTCCAAAAAGTATTAAAAATGATAACAATAAGATTGTTGGGTGCAGTAAAGTAGCTTTTGATTTAAAATTAATAAAATGA
- a CDS encoding phosphotransferase → MDTELLIGKGRTAEVYTHDDDKILKLFFDWVPTDNITYEAEIGKEINEAGISSPCVYEIIDKNKRKGIIYDRIDGKTILEILENKPWKAAFYGRKMARIHHKIHQHVLNGLPFQTEKFTKEINRNTQLSDDKKQKVLDYLKTLPNNLSVCHGDFHPDNIMVQNGDFITIDWSNAYLGNKLSDVVRTYLLIKTPFIPENIPGFIVILIKLLKWRLYSAYIKEYMKLEKLKSKDIDEWLLPMAVMRLNEKVPGEEKWLLDIIDKRLK, encoded by the coding sequence ATGGATACAGAATTATTAATTGGTAAAGGAAGAACAGCTGAAGTATATACTCATGATGATGATAAAATATTGAAACTATTCTTTGATTGGGTACCAACAGATAATATTACCTATGAAGCAGAAATTGGTAAAGAAATAAATGAAGCGGGAATATCATCTCCTTGTGTATATGAAATAATAGATAAAAATAAACGTAAAGGAATCATATATGATCGCATTGATGGTAAAACAATCCTTGAAATTCTTGAAAATAAACCATGGAAAGCAGCTTTTTATGGGAGGAAAATGGCTAGAATTCATCATAAAATACATCAGCATGTACTTAATGGTTTACCCTTTCAAACAGAAAAATTCACAAAAGAAATTAACAGAAACACTCAATTAAGTGATGATAAAAAACAAAAAGTTTTAGATTATTTGAAGACTTTACCTAATAATTTATCTGTTTGTCACGGTGATTTTCATCCTGATAACATTATGGTTCAAAATGGAGATTTCATCACAATTGATTGGTCTAATGCTTATTTAGGTAATAAATTAAGTGATGTTGTAAGAACATATTTATTAATTAAAACACCATTTATACCAGAAAATATTCCTGGATTCATAGTTATTCTAATAAAATTATTGAAATGGCGCTTGTATTCTGCTTATATAAAGGAATACATGAAACTAGAGAAACTTAAATCAAAAGATATTGATGAATGGTTACTCCCAATGGCAGTAATGAGACTTAATGAAAAAGTACCTGGTGAAGAAAAGTGGTTACTAGATATTATTGATAAAAGATTAAAATAA
- a CDS encoding helix-turn-helix transcriptional regulator, which produces MNIKIGEVIKRLRKKQDVTQEKLAEYLGISYQAISKWENGVALPDITLVPTIANFFDVSIDELFTQDEQNKDEKIKEYENENKRLRNIGDMKGSIQLMREALKEYPKNYQLTLGLANSLRSYNATDEQEKESKEKGYIEEAIALCERILEDCTNDEIRQGAIQILCYSYPEFDKKERAIELANLMPNLCISKEKLLEHIYSGDDRIKQIQENILSFLNFMSSNLLTFSYGKNLSLEEKIQCVEAAKNLYNVIFYDDNTLFYSCRLRRIYCRLAELSCAIGKCDNGIKYLKLAEENAKKFDNLKESTKYTSLFVNQCSYNKSDLIKNFESTDSELLYERTTNSVFACLHEKKEFIEIQNRLKS; this is translated from the coding sequence ATGAATATAAAAATAGGTGAAGTAATTAAGAGACTTAGAAAGAAACAAGATGTAACACAAGAAAAACTTGCTGAATATTTAGGGATAAGTTATCAGGCAATAAGTAAATGGGAAAATGGAGTGGCTTTACCAGATATTACATTAGTTCCAACAATCGCCAATTTTTTTGATGTTTCTATTGATGAATTATTTACACAAGATGAACAAAATAAGGATGAGAAAATTAAAGAATATGAGAATGAAAACAAAAGACTTAGGAATATTGGTGATATGAAAGGTAGTATTCAATTAATGCGAGAAGCTTTAAAAGAATATCCAAAAAATTATCAATTAACCCTTGGATTAGCTAATTCTTTAAGAAGTTATAATGCAACTGATGAGCAAGAAAAAGAGAGTAAAGAAAAGGGATATATTGAAGAAGCGATAGCTTTATGTGAAAGAATACTTGAAGATTGTACAAATGATGAAATAAGGCAAGGAGCGATACAAATTTTATGTTATTCTTATCCAGAATTTGACAAAAAAGAAAGGGCGATTGAGCTAGCTAACTTAATGCCTAATCTATGTATATCAAAGGAAAAGTTGCTTGAACATATATATTCTGGTGATGATAGGATAAAACAAATACAGGAAAACATACTTTCTTTTCTTAATTTCATGTCTAGTAATCTTTTGACATTTAGTTATGGGAAAAATTTATCGTTAGAAGAAAAAATTCAGTGTGTAGAAGCTGCTAAAAATTTATATAATGTAATTTTTTATGATGATAATACGTTATTTTATAGTTGTCGGTTAAGAAGAATTTATTGTAGACTCGCAGAATTATCATGTGCTATTGGGAAATGTGATAATGGAATAAAATATCTTAAATTGGCTGAGGAGAACGCTAAAAAATTTGATAATTTAAAAGAATCAACAAAGTATACCTCCTTATTTGTTAATCAATGTAGTTACAATAAAAGCGATTTAATTAAGAATTTTGAGAGTACTGATAGTGAATTGCTTTATGAGCGAACGACAAATTCAGTATTTGCATGTTTGCATGAAAAGAAAGAATTTATAGAAATTCAAAATAGATTAAAAAGCTGA
- a CDS encoding MerR family transcriptional regulator: MRIGIFAQKNKISVDTVRYYIDLNLTHPIRKGKYFYFENEQQDQLDRVLYLKNLNFTLDEIKKIISIDKLNKIETIIESNLYEQILLEKQRSVKKKLSIYLKH, encoded by the coding sequence GTGAGAATTGGAATTTTCGCTCAAAAAAATAAGATAAGTGTGGATACTGTTAGATATTATATTGATTTAAATTTAACTCATCCAATAAGAAAAGGAAAGTATTTTTACTTTGAAAATGAACAACAAGATCAATTAGATAGAGTATTATATTTAAAGAATCTTAACTTCACGTTAGATGAAATAAAGAAAATAATTTCAATTGACAAACTAAATAAAATCGAAACAATTATTGAAAGTAATTTATATGAACAGATATTACTTGAGAAACAAAGAAGTGTAAAAAAGAAATTATCCATTTATCTAAAGCATTAG
- a CDS encoding flavodoxin family protein encodes MKTIVIRECSDLEVNSIYEMDLRNFNPKDCKGCWNCWIKTPGKCVHKDLNDFYRFYLEADKVIIFSEVKNGFISGKIKTLLDRLIPHFLPYMDVSGDGFNHQPRYDKYPDIEFYYQGDFHSEKGREILKDYIIRTFTQFRSKKVSFKKIKDYRGEKYENTNY; translated from the coding sequence ATGAAAACAATAGTTATTAGAGAGTGTAGTGATTTAGAAGTTAATTCAATTTATGAAATGGACTTACGTAATTTTAATCCAAAAGATTGTAAAGGGTGTTGGAATTGTTGGATAAAAACACCTGGTAAATGTGTTCATAAAGATTTAAATGATTTTTACCGATTCTATTTAGAAGCAGATAAGGTAATCATATTTTCTGAAGTTAAGAATGGATTTATTAGTGGGAAAATAAAAACATTATTAGACAGACTAATCCCCCATTTTCTTCCCTATATGGATGTTTCAGGAGATGGTTTTAATCATCAACCACGATATGATAAATATCCTGATATTGAATTTTATTATCAAGGTGATTTTCATTCAGAAAAAGGAAGAGAAATCCTTAAAGATTATATAATTAGGACATTTACTCAGTTTCGTTCAAAAAAAGTAAGTTTTAAAAAAATAAAAGATTATAGAGGTGAAAAATATGAAAACACTAATTATTAA
- a CDS encoding GyrI-like domain-containing protein, with product MLIDVESMHFIMVNGIGDPNNNDQFEEAIKLLYGLSYTIKMSYKKNKQPGDYYKYVVAPLEGLWWIDEGEFSFKERSNWKWTLMIRQPSFVHNELFNWAYGEFKKKHPEITLVPRLEEFHEGLCAQFMHIGPYSEEEESVKKLNQFILDEGLTDTLGKGGKHHEIYISDPRRVQPGKLKTVLRHPIERKYGMK from the coding sequence ATGCTTATTGATGTAGAATCTATGCATTTTATTATGGTTAATGGAATCGGTGATCCTAATAACAATGACCAATTTGAAGAAGCAATTAAACTATTATATGGACTATCATATACCATAAAAATGAGTTATAAGAAAAATAAACAACCTGGTGATTACTATAAATATGTCGTTGCTCCATTAGAAGGACTTTGGTGGATTGATGAAGGAGAATTTTCATTTAAAGAACGGAGTAATTGGAAGTGGACACTTATGATTCGTCAGCCATCATTTGTTCATAATGAATTATTTAATTGGGCTTATGGTGAATTTAAGAAAAAACATCCAGAGATTACATTAGTCCCAAGATTAGAAGAATTTCATGAAGGTTTATGTGCTCAATTTATGCATATTGGACCTTATAGTGAAGAAGAAGAGTCAGTTAAAAAACTTAATCAATTTATTTTAGATGAAGGACTTACTGATACATTAGGTAAAGGTGGAAAACACCATGAAATATATATATCAGACCCAAGAAGAGTTCAGCCTGGAAAATTAAAAACTGTCCTGAGACACCCTATTGAAAGAAAATATGGGATGAAATGA
- a CDS encoding DNA-3-methyladenine glycosylase 2 family protein, whose product MYFKYSNKEINYLKKKDQLLGAAIERIGKIDREVTKDPFEGLIGSIISQQISKKAAKTVWNRFAELITKITPENIIKANDEDIQKCGMTNRKVYYIKEIATAAIKGEIDFTKLNTLSDQEIINKLTKLHGVGVWTAEMLLIFSLNRPDIVSYNDLAIRRGMMNLYGLKTLTKEQFQQYKNRYSPYGSVASLYLWELSH is encoded by the coding sequence ATGTATTTTAAATACAGTAATAAAGAAATTAACTATCTGAAGAAGAAAGATCAATTGCTTGGAGCGGCAATTGAAAGAATCGGAAAGATTGACCGAGAAGTAACTAAAGATCCTTTTGAAGGACTTATTGGAAGTATTATAAGTCAACAAATATCAAAGAAAGCAGCAAAAACAGTGTGGAATCGGTTTGCTGAATTAATTACAAAAATAACACCTGAAAACATTATTAAAGCGAATGATGAAGATATTCAAAAATGTGGCATGACAAATAGAAAAGTCTACTATATAAAAGAAATAGCGACCGCAGCAATAAAAGGAGAAATAGATTTTACGAAACTTAACACCCTTTCAGATCAAGAGATAATTAATAAATTAACAAAACTACATGGAGTAGGTGTTTGGACAGCTGAAATGTTATTGATATTTTCGCTAAATCGACCTGATATTGTCAGTTATAATGATTTAGCGATTCGTAGAGGAATGATGAATTTATATGGTTTAAAAACTCTAACAAAGGAGCAGTTTCAACAATATAAAAATAGGTATTCACCATATGGTTCTGTAGCATCACTTTATTTATGGGAATTATCACATTAG
- a CDS encoding GNAT family N-acetyltransferase, producing MEYTYLKKEYINEIASILTEKYKDALVKLPILSDKYVNYDKHVERLSKFVDDNRFLVAIEDNKVVGFMKGFYIDDYKGTVKGALVLPFLTGVLKGYDKSRIYNLLYQKISDIWVEDGCYTHSILMYANEEEILDTWVYNGFGMYVIDAVRKLEKVNIPEKTDDIVIRKAKKIDLPKMNLLFKGINEHLAKAPIFLYDDEEDSYQEYYDWLEIENNHLWIAEQDDQILGYLKTNTSEINMDELDDGDTMAINGAYVIPKYRGNHIMARLLNEATDWAISKGLKRCSTDFESANYEGRNFWLKHFIPYSYAMIRRVDERIHLNKGLNN from the coding sequence ATGGAATATACCTATCTTAAAAAAGAATATATTAATGAAATAGCAAGCATTTTAACAGAAAAATATAAAGATGCCTTGGTTAAACTACCTATTTTATCAGATAAGTATGTAAATTATGATAAACATGTGGAAAGATTAAGTAAATTTGTAGACGATAATCGTTTTCTAGTTGCGATTGAAGATAATAAAGTAGTTGGTTTTATGAAGGGATTTTATATTGATGATTATAAGGGGACAGTAAAAGGGGCTTTAGTATTACCATTTCTAACAGGTGTTTTAAAAGGTTATGATAAAAGTAGAATCTATAATTTACTGTATCAAAAAATATCAGATATATGGGTTGAAGATGGTTGTTATACCCATAGTATTTTAATGTATGCTAATGAAGAAGAAATCTTAGATACTTGGGTTTACAATGGTTTTGGAATGTATGTGATTGATGCAGTGCGTAAACTTGAAAAGGTGAATATCCCTGAAAAAACTGATGATATAGTGATAAGAAAAGCTAAGAAAATAGATTTACCAAAGATGAACCTTCTTTTTAAAGGAATAAATGAGCATCTAGCGAAAGCTCCAATTTTTTTATATGATGACGAAGAAGATAGTTATCAAGAATACTATGATTGGTTAGAGATAGAAAACAATCATTTATGGATAGCAGAACAAGATGATCAAATTTTAGGTTATTTAAAGACAAATACTTCTGAAATAAATATGGATGAATTAGATGATGGAGATACAATGGCAATTAATGGTGCGTATGTAATTCCTAAATATCGTGGAAATCATATTATGGCAAGATTATTAAATGAAGCAACTGATTGGGCGATTTCTAAAGGACTTAAAAGGTGTTCAACTGATTTTGAATCAGCAAATTATGAAGGAAGAAATTTCTGGTTGAAACATTTTATCCCCTATTCTTACGCAATGATAAGACGAGTAGATGAGCGTATTCATTTAAATAAAGGGTTGAATAATTAA
- a CDS encoding copper homeostasis protein CutC, with translation MKWGIKLKRDILIEVCCGSVDDAIESEKAGANRVELNSALFLGGLTPSIGEIIEAKRVLQIPVAVMIRPRRGGFCYTDSEFNVMIQDTKMAVKHGADGIVFGILNEDGTIDVDRCEKIIKLSGEKEVIFHRAIDVVPDPFQAIDTLVNLGVKRVLTKGQENTIEAGMDLLKELIEYANGRIEILPAGCKIHNVERVVNELAIDQIHINSHETRLDKSVLMKPHVYFGSSLRPEESTYDIISTSFINTIHKKITK, from the coding sequence ATGAAATGGGGGATAAAATTGAAAAGAGATATCCTAATTGAAGTTTGTTGTGGTTCAGTTGATGATGCTATAGAATCAGAAAAAGCCGGAGCAAACCGAGTTGAACTAAATTCAGCACTCTTCTTAGGGGGGCTTACCCCATCAATTGGAGAAATCATAGAAGCAAAGAGGGTTTTACAGATTCCTGTCGCTGTTATGATAAGACCTAGAAGAGGTGGTTTTTGTTATACGGATAGTGAATTCAATGTCATGATACAGGATACGAAAATGGCAGTTAAACATGGGGCAGATGGAATAGTATTTGGAATATTAAATGAAGATGGAACAATAGATGTAGATAGATGTGAAAAAATAATTAAATTATCAGGAGAAAAAGAAGTCATATTTCATCGAGCAATCGATGTTGTACCTGACCCATTTCAGGCAATTGATACCTTAGTTAACTTAGGAGTAAAAAGAGTTTTAACCAAGGGACAAGAAAATACAATTGAAGCAGGAATGGATTTATTAAAAGAATTAATAGAGTATGCTAATGGGAGAATAGAAATTCTTCCAGCTGGATGTAAAATCCATAATGTAGAAAGAGTGGTAAATGAACTTGCGATTGATCAAATACATATTAATTCTCATGAAACTAGACTCGATAAATCAGTTTTAATGAAACCACATGTCTATTTTGGATCATCGCTAAGACCAGAAGAAAGTACTTATGATATCATTTCAACATCATTTATAAATACGATTCATAAGAAAATTACTAAATAA
- a CDS encoding phosphotransferase translates to MVIIDQLVESVLRQYKISNPQVTFIRHNENMTYKVIDGSTSKEFVLRIHIPKEGFSLSTVQHSYDNLCSEIEFISAIDENTDILVQRPVKNIKGDYVSKILVKDRTIYATILNWIKGKTLSKEDADFSKQAYLTGVLTAKLHNFSSSWSEGKELKRHRYDKEKMISVIKQIKKGINLNLIKDEEYELIKKGGEKIISFMEELGKVYDSFGVIHADLHKSNLIIQNEIISPIDFCLSGHGYFYMDLGGIIADFSPLSIRKEVLKGYRCIRDIPENDMKYIEGFFIMSILLFMATQLYNPDTKEWYLRRTKEICRDYILPLLNNERFYENI, encoded by the coding sequence GTGGTAATTATTGATCAATTAGTAGAAAGTGTATTAAGGCAATATAAAATATCTAATCCACAAGTTACTTTTATTAGACATAATGAAAATATGACCTATAAAGTAATTGATGGATCAACAAGTAAAGAATTTGTATTGCGTATTCATATACCTAAAGAAGGATTTTCACTATCAACCGTTCAACATTCATATGATAATTTGTGTTCTGAAATAGAGTTTATTAGTGCAATAGATGAGAATACGGATATCCTAGTTCAAAGACCAGTGAAAAATATAAAAGGAGATTATGTTTCAAAAATTTTAGTTAAGGATAGAACGATATATGCTACCATATTAAATTGGATAAAGGGAAAAACATTGAGTAAAGAAGATGCTGATTTTAGTAAACAAGCCTACCTTACTGGAGTTTTAACAGCTAAACTTCATAATTTTTCATCTAGTTGGTCTGAAGGAAAAGAACTTAAACGACACCGTTATGATAAAGAGAAGATGATATCAGTAATAAAACAAATTAAAAAAGGAATTAATCTAAACCTTATTAAAGATGAGGAATATGAGCTAATTAAAAAAGGTGGGGAGAAAATAATTAGTTTTATGGAAGAACTTGGTAAAGTTTACGATTCTTTTGGCGTTATTCATGCTGATTTACATAAATCTAATCTAATCATACAGAATGAAATCATATCCCCAATTGATTTTTGTCTTAGTGGACATGGTTATTTTTATATGGATTTAGGAGGGATAATAGCTGATTTTAGTCCTTTATCAATAAGAAAAGAGGTATTAAAGGGTTATAGGTGTATACGTGATATACCAGAGAATGATATGAAATATATTGAGGGTTTCTTTATCATGTCAATATTATTATTTATGGCAACACAACTATATAACCCTGATACAAAAGAATGGTATTTAAGACGTACGAAAGAGATTTGTAGAGATTATATTTTACCATTATTAAATAATGAAAGATTTTATGAAAATATATAA
- a CDS encoding winged helix-turn-helix transcriptional regulator codes for MAHDIDINTITPKTNCFFSTVVEVISVVQLLAKPNHHQFMSDFTNHLMKSLSNNSLDTLKIIGKFQFHGIELFDVMFSINEYQDINTFIDELLRYSEEEFIYAFTDKSLGFEAIKRLRNNKISIDELEKNLNWMYKETIDEISDVLYHTDSFMMGLSNLLIEIDQSIAFHNLINAHQLNYQDSIDKIKKELHNKSPLEVGQQLMGKTFQNVHDYQEFLFAPSYFISPHRLRVHDNKTNFVIYDLRRDNFYSNKIGEEISNSLKVISDRTRLEILRRLSIGPTYGKLLANSLDLTTATISHHLDLLKSIGMIKEEKIKNIKYFSLNQQKFDEVLDLLKDYINNNI; via the coding sequence ATGGCACATGATATTGATATTAATACAATTACACCTAAAACAAATTGTTTTTTTTCTACTGTGGTTGAAGTAATATCTGTTGTACAATTACTAGCTAAACCCAATCATCATCAATTTATGAGTGACTTTACGAATCATTTAATGAAAAGTTTATCTAATAATAGTTTAGATACATTAAAAATTATCGGTAAATTTCAATTTCATGGTATAGAACTATTTGATGTGATGTTTTCTATCAATGAATATCAGGATATAAACACTTTTATTGATGAGTTATTAAGATATTCTGAAGAAGAATTTATTTATGCATTTACAGATAAAAGTTTAGGGTTTGAAGCGATTAAGAGATTAAGAAATAACAAGATAAGTATAGATGAATTAGAAAAAAATCTCAATTGGATGTATAAGGAAACAATTGATGAAATCAGTGATGTTTTATATCATACAGATTCCTTTATGATGGGACTTAGTAATTTATTAATTGAAATTGATCAATCGATAGCTTTTCATAACCTAATTAATGCGCATCAATTAAATTATCAAGATTCAATTGATAAAATAAAGAAAGAACTACATAATAAAAGCCCATTAGAGGTCGGACAACAGTTAATGGGAAAAACATTTCAAAATGTTCATGATTATCAAGAATTTTTATTTGCTCCTTCTTACTTCATAAGTCCACATCGACTTAGAGTTCATGATAATAAAACAAATTTTGTTATATATGATTTAAGAAGAGATAATTTCTATTCAAATAAAATTGGTGAAGAAATTTCAAACTCTTTAAAAGTTATTTCAGATCGAACTAGATTAGAAATATTGAGAAGGTTAAGTATTGGTCCAACCTATGGTAAATTATTAGCTAATAGCCTAGATTTAACAACCGCTACCATCTCGCATCATTTAGATTTATTAAAATCAATTGGTATGATAAAGGAAGAAAAAATTAAAAATATTAAATATTTTAGTTTAAATCAACAAAAATTTGATGAGGTATTAGATTTATTAAAGGATTATATTAATAATAATATTTAA